One segment of Streptomyces bathyalis DNA contains the following:
- a CDS encoding phage baseplate assembly protein V: protein MAPAQNNRFLGKYRGRVVDNEDPLRIGRITAQVPDVLGDEASTWALPCLPFTGTAAGQFVLPQVGAGVWVEFEQGDPSFPIWTGCWYGEAAELPVDVVKELPGSHPVVIETEGKHKIVMSDVPGGTGILLKAPGGAYVQIDEKGVVINSGHGASISVSGRDVDINEGGLTVRRDG from the coding sequence ATGGCACCCGCACAGAACAACCGCTTCCTCGGCAAGTACCGAGGCAGGGTCGTCGACAACGAGGACCCGCTGCGCATCGGCCGGATCACCGCGCAGGTGCCGGACGTGCTCGGGGACGAGGCGTCGACGTGGGCGCTGCCGTGCCTGCCGTTCACGGGCACGGCGGCGGGCCAGTTCGTGCTGCCGCAGGTGGGCGCGGGCGTGTGGGTGGAGTTCGAGCAGGGCGACCCCAGCTTCCCCATCTGGACGGGCTGTTGGTACGGCGAGGCGGCGGAACTGCCGGTGGACGTCGTCAAGGAGCTGCCGGGCAGCCACCCGGTCGTCATCGAGACCGAGGGCAAACACAAGATCGTCATGTCGGACGTGCCGGGCGGCACGGGGATTCTGCTGAAGGCGCCGGGCGGTGCGTATGTGCAGATCGACGAGAAGGGCGTCGTCATCAACAGCGGCCACGGAGCGTCCATTTCGGTCTCCGGCCGCGACGTGGACATCAACGAGGGCGGACTGACCGTACGGCGGGACGGCTGA
- a CDS encoding GPW/gp25 family protein produces MSTRKPRTDIAFPFRIDRRGRTAHAPYDEHVRDLIEQLLFTSPGERVMRPDFGCGLLDLAFAPNSPELAATVEMSVQGALQRWLGDLVEVEGVDVTGEEETVRVRLRYLIRHGASATRRDDLFEGRTAA; encoded by the coding sequence ATGAGTACGCGCAAGCCGCGCACCGACATCGCCTTCCCGTTCCGCATCGACCGCAGGGGCCGCACCGCGCACGCCCCGTACGACGAGCATGTGCGGGACCTGATCGAGCAGTTGCTGTTCACCAGTCCCGGAGAGCGTGTGATGCGGCCCGACTTCGGCTGCGGACTGCTGGACCTGGCGTTCGCGCCGAACAGTCCCGAACTCGCTGCCACCGTCGAGATGTCCGTGCAGGGCGCGCTGCAGCGCTGGCTCGGAGACCTCGTCGAGGTCGAGGGCGTCGACGTCACCGGCGAGGAGGAGACGGTGCGGGTCCGGCTCCGCTACCTCATCAGGCACGGCGCGAGCGCAACCCGCCGCGACGACCTCTTCGAAGGGAGGACAGCCGCGTGA
- a CDS encoding putative baseplate assembly protein, which yields MICRTDTRRGRIRAARLGGVDGVEVGDDGRTLTVTFLGKAPHGIRPGNVRIDGGRRITGLTAERVSVEREEDPELDDRLLVVLDRTGDTSRYRLSLVEEGPGGRPGSDPYPGFDQRYYSAEFRFGTDCPSPFDCADDGWCSPQGATAGGGSAPAPVIDYTARDFDTLRQVVLDRLALTAPDWRERHPAGLGTTLVELLAHTADRISYQQDAVATEAYLDTARRRVSVRRHVRLIDYPMHDGCNARAFVTLEVAEPLVLHPGSYRFAAIDFRTPGLHEPPAPGTVLDEEELGGLDERGAAEIFEPLDDRPLHLRPAHNAIRLWTWGDEQCFLPRGATSATLRDEWADDEHTSRTLQLRPGDLLILEEVRGARTGTPGDADPAHRQPVRLTSVTESVDELMGQPVLEVTWAQEDALAFPLVLSTLGGPDCELVTDVTVARGNTVLADHGRSLTWNGTVPETMVVPPEPAVLPSCEPESGCADRQAGNPPARLVNSLLRKAEHGHQLTPDGVRELHALLGADATARAGIGLENAGLRGVGAPPAGGGERVHPATVHGQAAALRSLLAQSVYPGIAPRLRPVLENQPVVQAVPFPEPRHIADGQAQRLAAIPEAVRQRLAVLWQSARDRDGLSDDEIAELTVLFGLRLLERLALSEHPVAALRELLHRSEHHLGAKLRRLTVLTARARAGTVLDGRISWEIARTWGPAYAAGLHPDDPVLHGAAAAAVQDPRSALPAVFAVSDDVGDDGGSRGRAHVWHPRRDLLESGPYDRHFTGELEDDGRLALRFGDGLYGAVPEPGSRLALHYRTGGGTAGNLGAEAIGHLVLRRDPDAVDADEPMPVAGVRNPLPATGGTAPEPVDQVRQLAPLGLKRNRLRAVTADDYAHLAARVPGVQRAAAEIRWTGSVSEAHVAIDAYGSDEPTAELLAAVEQALEGSRRIGHDLIVRPARAVPLDIAITVCAAPGHQHGQILAELRRVLGSRPLPGGRGLGFFHPDALTFGEPVRLSRLVAAGAAVAGVESLQVTRLRRQFHEDRGELEDGVLRLGPLETAQCDNDPVLPENGTLEITLAGGGTPGDAWGSDAR from the coding sequence ATGATCTGCCGCACCGACACTCGGCGCGGCAGGATCCGCGCCGCGCGCCTCGGCGGAGTGGACGGGGTCGAGGTCGGCGACGACGGACGCACCCTCACCGTGACCTTCCTCGGCAAGGCCCCGCACGGCATCCGGCCCGGCAACGTCCGCATCGACGGCGGGCGCCGCATCACAGGCCTGACGGCGGAGAGGGTCAGCGTCGAGCGGGAGGAGGACCCGGAGCTCGACGACCGGCTGCTGGTCGTCCTCGACCGCACGGGTGACACCTCCCGCTACCGCCTCTCCCTCGTGGAGGAGGGCCCCGGAGGACGTCCCGGCAGCGACCCCTACCCGGGATTCGACCAGCGCTACTACAGCGCCGAGTTCCGCTTCGGCACCGACTGTCCCTCCCCGTTCGACTGTGCCGACGACGGCTGGTGCTCACCTCAGGGCGCAACGGCCGGCGGCGGCAGCGCACCGGCTCCCGTCATCGACTACACGGCCCGCGACTTCGACACCCTTCGCCAAGTCGTCCTCGACCGGCTCGCGTTGACCGCTCCCGACTGGCGCGAGCGGCATCCCGCGGGCCTCGGCACCACCCTCGTGGAGCTGCTCGCCCACACCGCGGACCGGATCAGCTACCAGCAGGACGCCGTAGCCACCGAGGCCTACCTGGACACTGCGCGGCGCCGCGTGTCCGTACGCAGGCACGTGCGGCTCATCGACTATCCGATGCACGACGGCTGCAACGCGCGGGCCTTCGTCACGCTGGAGGTGGCCGAGCCCCTCGTCCTGCACCCCGGGAGCTACCGCTTCGCCGCGATCGACTTCCGTACGCCCGGACTTCACGAGCCGCCGGCTCCCGGAACCGTTCTTGACGAGGAGGAACTCGGCGGCCTCGACGAGCGCGGTGCCGCCGAGATCTTCGAGCCCCTGGATGACCGGCCCCTGCATCTGCGCCCCGCCCACAACGCCATCCGGCTGTGGACCTGGGGCGACGAGCAGTGCTTCCTGCCCAGGGGAGCCACCTCGGCGACCCTGCGCGACGAGTGGGCCGACGACGAACACACCAGCCGGACACTCCAGTTGAGGCCCGGCGACCTGCTGATCCTGGAGGAGGTACGCGGCGCCCGCACCGGCACCCCGGGGGATGCGGACCCGGCGCACCGCCAGCCCGTGCGGCTCACCTCCGTCACCGAGTCCGTCGACGAACTGATGGGCCAGCCCGTACTGGAGGTGACCTGGGCGCAGGAGGACGCGCTCGCGTTCCCGCTGGTGCTGTCCACGCTCGGCGGCCCCGACTGCGAACTCGTCACCGACGTCACCGTGGCGCGCGGCAACACCGTTCTGGCCGACCACGGCCGCTCCCTCACCTGGAACGGGACCGTTCCGGAGACCATGGTCGTGCCGCCGGAGCCGGCGGTGCTGCCGTCCTGCGAACCGGAGTCTGGCTGCGCCGACCGGCAGGCCGGCAATCCGCCCGCCCGCCTGGTCAACTCACTTCTGCGCAAGGCGGAGCACGGCCATCAGCTCACCCCGGACGGCGTGCGCGAACTGCACGCACTCCTGGGCGCCGACGCCACCGCACGCGCCGGAATCGGTCTGGAGAACGCCGGGCTCCGCGGCGTGGGGGCACCCCCGGCCGGAGGCGGCGAGCGCGTCCACCCGGCGACCGTGCACGGACAGGCCGCGGCCCTGCGTTCCCTCCTCGCGCAGTCCGTCTACCCGGGCATCGCGCCGCGCCTGCGGCCCGTGCTGGAGAATCAGCCGGTCGTGCAGGCCGTGCCGTTTCCGGAGCCGCGGCACATCGCCGACGGACAGGCGCAGCGGCTCGCCGCCATTCCGGAGGCGGTGCGGCAGCGGCTGGCCGTCCTGTGGCAATCGGCCCGCGACCGCGACGGACTCTCCGACGACGAAATCGCGGAGCTGACAGTCCTGTTCGGGCTGCGGCTGCTGGAGCGGCTCGCCCTGAGCGAGCATCCGGTCGCCGCCCTGCGGGAGTTGCTGCACCGCAGCGAGCACCACCTCGGGGCGAAGCTGCGGCGGCTGACCGTCCTCACCGCACGGGCGCGCGCCGGCACCGTGCTGGACGGACGCATCTCCTGGGAGATCGCCCGGACCTGGGGCCCCGCCTACGCGGCCGGACTGCACCCGGACGATCCCGTACTGCACGGCGCGGCTGCCGCTGCCGTGCAGGACCCGCGCTCGGCGCTCCCCGCCGTCTTCGCCGTGAGCGACGACGTCGGCGACGACGGCGGGTCAAGGGGTCGCGCACACGTGTGGCACCCGCGCCGTGACCTGCTCGAAAGCGGCCCGTACGACCGGCACTTCACCGGTGAGCTGGAGGACGACGGACGCCTCGCCCTCCGCTTCGGCGACGGCCTGTACGGAGCCGTGCCGGAACCGGGCAGCAGGCTCGCCCTCCACTACCGCACGGGCGGCGGCACCGCGGGCAACCTCGGTGCCGAGGCAATCGGCCACCTCGTCCTGCGACGTGACCCCGACGCGGTGGACGCGGACGAGCCGATGCCCGTCGCCGGAGTGCGCAACCCGCTGCCCGCCACCGGCGGTACCGCCCCCGAACCGGTCGACCAGGTACGGCAGTTGGCGCCGCTGGGCCTGAAGCGCAACCGGCTCCGCGCGGTCACCGCCGACGACTACGCGCACCTCGCGGCGCGGGTCCCCGGCGTGCAGCGCGCGGCGGCCGAGATCCGCTGGACGGGAAGCGTCTCGGAGGCACACGTCGCCATTGACGCCTACGGCTCGGACGAGCCCACCGCGGAGCTGCTGGCCGCCGTCGAGCAGGCGCTCGAGGGCAGCCGGAGGATCGGCCACGACCTGATCGTCCGCCCCGCAAGGGCCGTTCCGCTCGACATCGCCATCACCGTGTGCGCGGCCCCCGGCCACCAGCACGGGCAGATCCTCGCGGAGCTGCGCCGCGTGCTCGGCTCCCGCCCGCTGCCCGGCGG